A window of the Brassica oleracea var. oleracea cultivar TO1000 chromosome C1, BOL, whole genome shotgun sequence genome harbors these coding sequences:
- the LOC106293880 gene encoding pEARLI1-like lipid transfer protein 1 produces MAVKDSLALFLLFNVLFFTLTTATRSTNCPPPPRKHNKHKPSPPTTPTTTGTCPKDTLKLGVCVNALNLLNDVTLGTPPVTPCCSLIKGLVDLEAAVCLCTALKASVLGINLNLPINLSLLLNVCKRKSPPGFQCP; encoded by the coding sequence ATGGCTGTTAAAGACTCTCTTGCTCTCTTCCTTCTCTTTAACGTCCTTTTCTTCACCCTCACTACAGCCACCAGAAGTACCAATTGTCCTCCTCCACCACGCAAACACAACAAACACAAACCTAGCCCACCAACTACACCAACCACCACGGGAACTTGCCCTAAAGATACCTTAAAGCTTGGTGTTTGTGTTAACGCCCTAAACTTGTTGAACGATGTGACTCTCGGAACTCCTCCTGTGACTCCATGTTGTAGCCTCATAAAGGGTTTGGTCGATCTTGAAGCTGCGGTTTGTCTTTGCACTGCCCTCAAGGCTAGCGTTCTTGGCATTAACCTTAACCTTCCCATCAACCTAAGCTTGCTTCTCAATGTGTGCAAAAGAAAGTCCCCACCTGGCTTCCAATGCCCTTAA
- the LOC106330908 gene encoding vegetative cell wall protein gp1-like produces the protein MAPQGSTKTLALFLAVISIVFPSQTEAHSLPLHCHYPPPRVCPPCPLPLPPPPCPKIPPPPCPAPAMIPPPPCPAPMPPPPCPRLPPPPPCPQPPPQPPPQPPTSQPPPPPNTPPPTPNSQPSQPPLKTPPPPLPTTPPPPKTPPPETPAPPPPNSEPPMPPPQTSPPPPPPKTPPPETPPPPPPNSQPTLPPSQIPPRPPPNVQPPPPPPSTCPRNAGQIRACSNVLRRSGNFLDFENAQPCCSLIRDLSDAEAAACICNLVNARPHTLSPNITILCRTCGRNIPRGFACP, from the coding sequence ATGGCCCCACAGGGTTCAACAAAAACGTTAGCTCTCTTCCTAGCAGTGATCAGCATCGTCTTCCCCAGCCAAACCGAAGCCCACAGCTTACCCCTTCACTGCCATTATCCACCGCCACGGGTGTGTCCACCGTGTCCACTACCACTGCCGCCTCCACCGTGTCCAAAAATTCCGCCTCCACCATGTCCTGCACCAGCGATGATTCCGCCTCCACCGTGTCCAGCACCAATGCCTCCTCCACCCTGTCCACGACTCCCACCGCCTCCACCGTGTCCTCAGCCACCGCCTCAGCCACCGCCTCAGCCACCAACATCACAACCACCACCTCCTCCAAACACACCACCGCCTACTCCAAACTCCCAACCATCACAGCCTCCATTAAAGACTCCACCACCACCTCTTCCAACTACACCACCTCCTCCAAAGACTCCCCCACCGGAGACTCCGGCACCACCTCCTCCAAATTCAGAACCACCAATGCCTCCACCGCAGACTTCACCACCACCCCCTCCACCAAAGACTCCTCCACCAGAGACTCCACCACCACCTCCTCCAAACTCCCAACCAACACTGCCCCCTTCCCAAATTCCACCACGACCTCCACCGAATGTCCAACCACCACCACCCCCGCCTAGCACATGTCCGAGGAATGCTGGCCAAATAAGGGCATGTTCCAATGTCCTAAGACGTTCCGGAAATTTCCTAGACTTTGAAAATGCGCAGCCATGTTGTTCACTCATCCGTGATCTTTCTGATGCGGAGGCAGCTGCTTGCATATGCAATTTGGTGAATGCACGACCCCACACTCTTTCTCCCAATATCACTATCCTTTGTAGGACTTGTGGCCGCAACATTCCCCGAGGTTTCGCCTGCCCATGA